A single Methylobacterium sp. 17Sr1-1 DNA region contains:
- a CDS encoding lysylphosphatidylglycerol synthase domain-containing protein, with protein sequence MNFATQDNNLAQAKPLRDGGAGTPRDEDPAGQDPGRDPAPQDPQHDPQAARQARHRRRYAWIGTLASVVLFVISLGVLGKLVSTVTWAELRTAFLAATPNQIGIAIALVVVSYLFLTCYDALALRQLKLRVPYRTTALASFTSYAVSFNLGFPLLTAGTVRYWIYSGQGLSPGRIAALTIVAGFTFWLGMGAVLGISLIREAEPLSHLTYTSVLFNQGLGVATLAAVVAYLAWVSVRRRSVKVRGWRLELPGLKLSLSQMLVGAGDVCAAAGVLYVLLPAGHGVSFEAFVAIYVLAAMLGIASHAPGGLGVFEATVLLALSGLPRESVLGALLLFRVCYYLIPFVVALAALGAYEIAKRARLTPREAPDDDAESDPTP encoded by the coding sequence ATGAATTTCGCCACGCAGGACAACAACCTCGCGCAGGCCAAGCCCCTGCGCGACGGCGGCGCCGGGACGCCGCGCGACGAGGATCCTGCCGGACAGGATCCGGGCCGCGATCCCGCGCCTCAAGACCCGCAGCACGACCCGCAGGCCGCGCGCCAGGCCCGCCACCGGCGCCGCTACGCCTGGATCGGCACGCTCGCCAGCGTGGTGCTGTTCGTCATCTCCCTCGGGGTGCTGGGCAAGCTCGTCTCCACCGTCACCTGGGCGGAGCTGCGCACCGCCTTCCTGGCGGCGACGCCGAACCAGATCGGGATCGCCATCGCGCTCGTCGTGGTGAGCTACCTGTTCCTCACCTGCTACGACGCCCTGGCCCTGCGCCAGCTCAAGCTGAGGGTGCCCTACCGCACCACCGCGCTCGCCTCCTTCACCAGCTACGCGGTGAGCTTCAACCTCGGCTTCCCGCTGCTCACCGCCGGCACGGTGCGCTACTGGATCTATTCGGGGCAGGGCCTGAGCCCGGGGCGCATCGCGGCGCTCACCATCGTCGCCGGCTTCACCTTCTGGCTCGGCATGGGGGCGGTGCTCGGCATCAGCCTGATCCGCGAGGCCGAGCCGCTCTCGCACCTCACCTATACCAGCGTCCTGTTCAACCAGGGGCTCGGTGTCGCGACGCTCGCCGCGGTGGTCGCCTACCTCGCCTGGGTCTCGGTCAGGCGTCGCAGCGTCAAGGTGCGGGGCTGGCGCCTGGAACTGCCGGGCCTCAAGCTCTCCCTGAGCCAGATGCTCGTCGGCGCCGGCGACGTCTGCGCGGCCGCCGGCGTGCTCTACGTGCTGCTGCCGGCCGGCCACGGCGTCAGCTTCGAGGCCTTCGTGGCGATCTACGTGCTCGCTGCGATGCTCGGCATCGCCAGCCACGCGCCGGGCGGGCTCGGGGTGTTCGAGGCCACGGTGCTGCTCGCCCTCTCCGGCCTGCCGCGGGAATCGGTGCTCGGCGCGCTGCTGCTGTTCCGGGTCTGCTACTACCTGATCCCGTTCGTGGTGGCGCTCGCGGCCCTCGGCGCCTATGAGATCGCCAAGCGGGCGCGCCTCACCCCGCGGGAGGCGCCCGACGATGATGCCGAGAGCGACCCGACGCCCTGA
- a CDS encoding alpha-hydroxy acid oxidase produces the protein MRLTDCHSFHDFRRMAKSRLPGPIFDYIDGGADDETTLRRNTAAFEACDLVPNVLRGVSEVDLSVTVMGQRLALPVYCSPTALQRLFHHEGERAVAAAAGQFGTMFGVSSLGTVSLEEARRISSGPQVYQFYFHKDRGLNREMMARAKQAGIEVMMLTVDSITGGNRERDKRTGFAIPFRLTLAGMAQFALKPAWGINYVTHERFRLPQLENHIAMDGGALSISRYFTEMLDPAMTWDDVAAMVRDWGGQFCLKGVMSVEDAKRAVAIGCTGIVLSNHGGRQLDGSRSAFDQLAEIVDAVGDQIDVIMDGGVQRGTHVLKALALGAKAVGLGRYYLFPLAAAGRPGVERALGLMRAEIERDMKLMGCTAIDQLSRESLRFTRG, from the coding sequence ATGCGCCTCACCGATTGCCACAGCTTCCACGATTTCCGCCGCATGGCGAAAAGCCGCCTGCCCGGCCCGATCTTCGACTACATCGACGGCGGCGCCGACGACGAGACCACCTTGCGGCGCAACACGGCGGCCTTCGAGGCCTGCGACCTCGTCCCCAATGTCCTGCGCGGCGTCAGCGAGGTCGACCTGTCGGTGACGGTGATGGGCCAGCGCCTCGCGCTCCCGGTCTATTGCTCGCCCACCGCCCTGCAGCGGCTCTTCCACCACGAGGGCGAGCGGGCGGTGGCGGCGGCGGCCGGCCAGTTCGGCACGATGTTCGGCGTCTCCTCCCTCGGCACGGTCAGCCTGGAGGAGGCGCGCCGGATCAGCAGCGGCCCGCAGGTCTACCAGTTCTACTTCCACAAGGATCGCGGCCTGAACCGCGAGATGATGGCCCGCGCCAAGCAGGCCGGCATCGAGGTGATGATGCTGACCGTCGACAGCATCACCGGCGGCAACCGCGAGCGCGACAAGCGCACCGGCTTCGCGATTCCGTTCCGGCTGACCCTCGCCGGCATGGCGCAGTTCGCCCTGAAACCCGCCTGGGGCATCAACTACGTCACCCACGAGCGCTTCCGCCTGCCGCAGCTCGAGAACCACATCGCCATGGATGGCGGCGCCCTCTCGATCAGCCGCTACTTCACCGAGATGCTCGACCCGGCCATGACCTGGGACGACGTCGCCGCGATGGTGCGCGACTGGGGCGGCCAGTTCTGCCTCAAGGGCGTGATGTCGGTGGAGGACGCGAAACGCGCGGTCGCGATCGGCTGCACCGGCATCGTGCTGTCGAACCACGGCGGGCGCCAGCTCGACGGCTCGCGCTCCGCCTTCGACCAGCTCGCCGAGATCGTCGATGCGGTCGGCGACCAGATCGACGTCATCATGGATGGCGGCGTGCAGCGCGGCACCCACGTGCTGAAGGCGCTGGCGCTCGGCGCCAAGGCGGTGGGCCTCGGCCGCTACTACCTCTTCCCGCTCGCGGCCGCCGGCCGGCCCGGCGTCGAGCGGGCGCTCGGGCTGATGCGGGCCGAGATCGAGCGCGACATGAAGCTGATGGGCTGCACCGCGATCGACCAGCTCAGCCGCGAAAGCCTGCGCTTCACCCGCGGGTGA
- a CDS encoding FCD domain-containing protein: MEQDPIKGGSVAEGTARHLKDLILEGSLSPGDLLLPERDLAQRLNVSRPTLRQGMKILEEEGLLVASGSGRAVAPLGREITDPLIALIASHAEVVDDYLEFRATTERMAARLAAARANAVDRDRLTACLARIDRAHEQGVHQEEAEADIDLHVAVYEASHNLVVLHTMRALSGMLRQGVIENREKLFARPETRDRLRAQHRAIYESVMAGDVEAAGEAAETHIHYTHQALTEIKAAEARLQVSLRRLNGGSVAVRRKGAGAEGER; encoded by the coding sequence ATGGAGCAGGATCCGATCAAGGGCGGCAGCGTGGCGGAGGGCACGGCCCGCCACCTCAAGGACCTGATCCTCGAAGGCTCGCTCAGCCCCGGCGACCTGCTGCTGCCGGAGCGCGACCTGGCGCAGCGCCTGAACGTGTCGCGCCCCACCCTGCGGCAGGGCATGAAGATCCTTGAGGAGGAGGGCCTGCTCGTCGCCTCGGGGAGCGGACGCGCCGTGGCGCCGCTCGGCCGCGAGATCACCGATCCGCTGATCGCCCTCATTGCCTCCCATGCCGAGGTGGTGGACGACTACCTGGAGTTCCGGGCGACGACGGAGCGGATGGCGGCGCGGCTCGCCGCCGCCCGGGCCAACGCGGTCGACCGCGACCGGCTCACCGCCTGCCTGGCGCGGATCGACCGCGCCCACGAGCAGGGCGTGCACCAGGAGGAGGCCGAGGCCGACATCGATCTCCACGTCGCGGTCTACGAGGCGAGCCACAACCTCGTGGTGCTGCACACGATGCGGGCCCTGTCGGGAATGCTGCGCCAGGGCGTGATCGAGAACCGCGAGAAGCTCTTTGCCCGCCCGGAGACCCGCGACCGCCTGCGCGCCCAGCACCGGGCGATCTACGAGAGCGTGATGGCCGGCGACGTCGAGGCGGCGGGCGAGGCGGCCGAGACGCATATCCACTACACCCACCAGGCGCTCACCGAGATCAAGGCGGCGGAGGCCCGGCTGCAGGTGTCGCTGCGCCGGTTGAACGGCGGCAGCGTCGCGGTGCGGCGGAAGGGGGCGGGGGCCGAGGGGGAGCGCTGA
- a CDS encoding glycosyltransferase family 4 protein, which produces MRVCFVSRRYFPAISGMSVYAQNLLRELAGAGHDVTMVSQYRGDAFGTKVYGGGPPPPVPGVRVVGLEQVGEQESGDFERDIATMVETITAEHARKPFDVLHAQYGYPTGFATLIASKRLGVPNVVSIQGGDGHWVGSCCETHRLAMVRVLAHANALLIGGRSFVAEVCDRLGSDPDRFTIVPGAVDTARFRPPEGWTPGDAADPVRLFYHGRVDRRKGVLDFLDALSLLRLRGTPFAAIISGIGPDVEPARTLAADLGFSEADVRFTGYAEYDAVPGLYAMGDVFVSPTYAEGFSNTILEAMAAGQAVVSTHSVGVSDCLRDNKNGLMVQPGDVPALADALHRIITDRPLRARLAAAALEECRRVYSWQAVGRQIMEVYAAVKDERPDPAFDPDLPHDPSCRFRAEPHLL; this is translated from the coding sequence ATGAGGGTGTGCTTCGTGAGCCGCCGCTACTTCCCGGCGATCTCCGGCATGAGCGTCTACGCCCAGAACCTGCTGCGCGAGCTCGCCGGGGCCGGCCACGACGTCACGATGGTGAGCCAGTACCGGGGCGACGCCTTCGGCACCAAGGTCTATGGCGGCGGCCCGCCGCCGCCGGTGCCCGGCGTGCGGGTGGTCGGCCTCGAACAGGTCGGCGAGCAGGAGAGCGGCGATTTCGAGCGCGACATCGCCACGATGGTCGAGACCATCACGGCCGAGCACGCGCGGAAGCCCTTCGACGTCCTGCACGCGCAGTACGGCTACCCCACCGGCTTCGCCACGCTGATCGCCTCGAAGAGGCTGGGCGTGCCGAACGTCGTCTCGATCCAGGGCGGCGACGGCCACTGGGTCGGCTCGTGCTGCGAGACCCACCGCCTCGCCATGGTGCGGGTGCTCGCCCACGCCAACGCGCTGCTGATCGGCGGGCGTTCCTTCGTGGCCGAGGTCTGCGACCGGCTCGGCAGCGATCCCGACCGCTTCACCATCGTGCCGGGCGCCGTCGACACCGCGCGCTTCCGCCCGCCCGAGGGATGGACGCCCGGCGACGCCGCCGATCCGGTGCGGCTGTTCTACCACGGCCGGGTCGACCGCCGGAAAGGCGTGCTCGACTTCCTCGACGCGTTGAGCCTGCTGCGCCTGCGCGGGACGCCGTTTGCCGCCATCATCTCCGGCATCGGGCCCGACGTGGAGCCGGCGCGCACGCTCGCCGCCGATCTCGGCTTCTCGGAGGCGGATGTGCGCTTCACCGGCTACGCCGAGTACGACGCGGTGCCGGGCCTCTACGCCATGGGCGACGTGTTCGTCTCGCCGACCTACGCGGAAGGGTTCTCGAACACGATCCTGGAGGCGATGGCGGCGGGGCAGGCCGTGGTCTCGACCCACTCGGTCGGCGTCTCGGACTGCCTGCGCGATAACAAGAACGGGCTGATGGTCCAGCCCGGCGACGTGCCGGCCCTGGCGGACGCCCTCCACCGGATCATCACCGACCGTCCCTTGCGCGCCCGCCTCGCGGCGGCGGCCCTGGAGGAGTGCCGGCGGGTCTATTCCTGGCAGGCGGTGGGGCGGCAGATCATGGAGGTCTACGCCGCGGTGAAGGACGAGCGGCCGGACCCGGCCTTCGATCCGGACCTGCCGCACGACCCGAGCTGCCGCTTCCGGGCGGAGCCGCACCTGTTGTGA
- a CDS encoding DUF1007 family protein yields MIGRVVAALAVLCGGAGTALAHPHVWVQARAELVLDPKRNLVAVRESWTFDPEYSAFAVLNLDSKRDGVPDQPKLDAMAAERLEAMAETAYFTQGKLNGRPLALKGGPAPKASFSGGRLTFDFTLVPQGPAGPVRNLVMSFDDPDFYVAFGFPPGEAVRLSGGSDCVLKFTRPPQQAKEGEQLIPDGEATGTPGAAAAAAADYTGRLLVACP; encoded by the coding sequence ATGATCGGGCGGGTTGTGGCGGCTTTGGCGGTGCTGTGCGGCGGGGCGGGGACGGCGCTGGCGCATCCGCATGTCTGGGTGCAGGCCCGGGCCGAGCTGGTGCTCGACCCGAAGCGCAACCTCGTGGCGGTCCGCGAATCCTGGACCTTCGATCCGGAATACTCCGCCTTCGCGGTGCTGAACCTCGATTCGAAGCGCGACGGCGTGCCCGATCAGCCCAAGCTCGACGCGATGGCGGCCGAGCGCCTGGAGGCGATGGCCGAGACCGCGTATTTCACGCAAGGGAAGCTCAACGGCCGCCCGCTGGCGCTGAAGGGCGGGCCCGCCCCGAAGGCGAGCTTCTCCGGCGGCCGACTCACCTTCGACTTCACCCTGGTGCCGCAGGGGCCCGCCGGCCCGGTGCGCAATCTGGTGATGAGCTTCGACGATCCGGACTTCTACGTCGCCTTCGGCTTCCCGCCTGGCGAGGCGGTCCGGCTGTCGGGCGGATCGGATTGCGTGCTCAAGTTCACCCGGCCGCCCCAGCAGGCGAAGGAGGGCGAGCAGCTGATCCCCGACGGGGAGGCCACCGGCACGCCGGGCGCCGCGGCGGCAGCGGCCGCCGACTATACCGGGCGCCTGCTCGTCGCCTGCCCCTGA
- a CDS encoding uracil-DNA glycosylase codes for MSGGPATPKSLADPGAVAARHALVAASPHLAPLRRLAERIRAEQDRPVPEADPLDGGVNARLLLLLETPGPATGRTAFVSRDNPTGTAANLFRFLGQAGIPRADTLIWNAVPWVIHAPGARNRAPRTGEIRAARAYLPPLVALMPDLAVVVLSGRVSQLLAPDLAEARPGLPVVAIPHPSPTYVCTSPSVSQRIFAGLAEAARHLGLPG; via the coding sequence GTGAGCGGCGGGCCGGCCACTCCGAAAAGCCTGGCCGATCCCGGCGCCGTCGCGGCGCGCCATGCCCTCGTCGCGGCGAGCCCCCACCTCGCCCCCTTGCGCCGCCTCGCCGAGCGGATCCGGGCCGAGCAGGACCGGCCGGTGCCCGAGGCCGATCCCCTCGACGGCGGCGTGAATGCCCGCCTGCTGCTGCTGCTCGAGACCCCGGGCCCGGCGACCGGCCGCACCGCCTTCGTCTCGCGCGACAACCCGACCGGCACCGCCGCCAACCTGTTCCGCTTCTTAGGCCAGGCCGGCATCCCGCGCGCCGACACCCTGATCTGGAACGCCGTGCCGTGGGTGATCCACGCCCCCGGTGCCCGGAACCGGGCGCCGCGGACCGGAGAGATCCGGGCGGCCCGGGCCTACCTGCCGCCGCTCGTCGCCCTGATGCCGGACCTCGCGGTCGTCGTCCTGTCCGGCCGGGTCTCCCAGCTTCTGGCGCCGGACCTCGCCGAGGCGCGGCCCGGCCTGCCGGTGGTGGCGATCCCGCATCCGAGCCCGACCTATGTCTGCACCAGCCCGTCGGTGTCGCAGCGCATCTTTGCGGGCCTCGCCGAGGCGGCCCGCCACCTCGGACTCCCCGGCTGA
- a CDS encoding ATP-binding protein, producing the protein MPPFLPGASGALTSARRAAWRGALVAVLVFFAIHAWHHGFDLGTGLAGLVALLAGGLAAAPRRGEPVARSEAAPGRGRHGLAEALLANIPDPVILIDRRSLVIESNAAARALLPSLRPRHPLSFALRDPDVLDGIETVLRTGEPLKTVYSPRVPTDRTFEVQIGAMQGGEAGRAGPNVVLFLRDLTSAQRLETMRVDFVANASHELRTPLASLLGFIETLQGPARDDAKARERFLGIMRVQALRMTRLIDDLLSLSRIELRAHVPPTQAVDVGPLARQIADALGVIARERGVAIALDAAPGPHRVLGDRDEILRVIENLVENAVKYGGEGGRVDVRLATLPAEDGRPPQVEIAVRDEGPGIAPEHLPRLTERFYRVDAASSRQQGGTGLGLAIVKHILNRHRGRLVIESTPGEGATFRAVIPAHGETRKEAGPDQGQATSRRPV; encoded by the coding sequence ATGCCGCCGTTCCTGCCCGGCGCCTCCGGCGCCCTCACCTCCGCCCGGCGGGCGGCCTGGCGAGGGGCGCTCGTCGCCGTGCTGGTGTTCTTCGCCATCCATGCCTGGCACCACGGGTTCGACCTCGGCACCGGGCTCGCCGGCCTCGTCGCGCTGCTGGCCGGCGGCCTCGCGGCCGCGCCGCGCCGGGGCGAGCCGGTGGCGCGCTCCGAAGCCGCGCCGGGCCGGGGCCGCCACGGCCTCGCCGAGGCCCTGCTCGCCAACATTCCCGACCCCGTCATCCTGATCGACCGCCGCTCCCTGGTGATCGAGTCGAACGCCGCCGCCCGGGCGCTCCTGCCGTCCCTGCGGCCCCGCCACCCGCTCTCCTTCGCGCTCCGCGACCCCGACGTGCTGGACGGCATCGAGACGGTGTTGCGCACCGGCGAGCCCCTGAAGACGGTCTACTCGCCGCGGGTGCCGACCGACCGCACCTTCGAGGTGCAGATCGGCGCCATGCAGGGCGGCGAGGCCGGGCGGGCCGGGCCGAACGTGGTGCTCTTCCTGCGCGACCTCACCTCGGCCCAGCGCCTGGAGACGATGCGGGTCGACTTCGTCGCCAATGCCAGCCACGAGCTGCGCACGCCGCTCGCCTCGCTGCTCGGCTTCATCGAGACCCTGCAGGGTCCGGCCCGGGACGACGCCAAGGCGCGCGAGCGCTTCCTCGGCATCATGCGGGTCCAGGCCCTGCGCATGACCCGGCTGATCGACGACCTCCTGTCGCTCTCGCGCATCGAGCTGCGCGCCCACGTGCCGCCGACGCAAGCGGTCGATGTCGGTCCGCTCGCCCGCCAGATCGCCGACGCGCTCGGAGTCATCGCCCGCGAGCGCGGCGTCGCCATCGCGCTCGATGCCGCGCCGGGGCCGCACCGCGTGCTCGGCGACCGGGACGAGATCCTGCGGGTGATCGAGAACCTGGTCGAGAACGCCGTCAAGTACGGCGGCGAGGGCGGCCGGGTCGACGTGCGGCTCGCGACCCTGCCGGCGGAGGACGGACGGCCGCCGCAGGTCGAGATCGCGGTGCGCGACGAGGGCCCGGGCATCGCCCCCGAGCACCTGCCGCGCCTGACCGAGCGGTTCTACCGGGTCGACGCCGCATCGAGCCGCCAGCAGGGCGGTACGGGCCTCGGCCTCGCCATCGTCAAGCACATTCTCAACCGCCATCGCGGCCGGCTGGTGATCGAGAGCACCCCGGGGGAGGGGGCGACCTTCCGCGCCGTGATCCCGGCGCACGGCGAGACCCGGAAGGAGGCCGGCCCCGATCAGGGGCAGGCGACGAGCAGGCGCCCGGTATAG
- a CDS encoding PIG-L family deacetylase, with protein MPTALALSPHLDDAAFSCGGTLAQLAHGGWRVVMVTLLTASVPDPAGFALACQLDKGLGPEVDYMALRRDEDRAAADALGIGPPVHVALREAPHRGYASAPELFAGTRPDDPLADDLAPVLARLMDEGAPDLLLAPQGVGGHVDHVQLVRALTALAPACPVLWWRDFPYTVRHPDPKEPFRDTFAGLPTITVRLSPDEEAAKHAACAAYTSQIGFQFGGPDGLAQRLDAEGAREHFRLAGAVPDGLILA; from the coding sequence ATGCCCACAGCCCTCGCCCTCTCGCCCCATCTCGACGACGCCGCCTTCTCCTGCGGCGGCACCCTGGCGCAGCTCGCGCACGGGGGCTGGCGGGTGGTGATGGTGACGCTGCTCACCGCCAGCGTCCCCGATCCGGCCGGCTTCGCGCTGGCCTGCCAGCTCGACAAGGGGCTCGGGCCGGAGGTCGACTACATGGCCCTGCGCCGGGACGAGGACCGGGCGGCCGCCGACGCGCTCGGGATCGGCCCGCCCGTCCACGTCGCGCTCCGGGAGGCGCCGCATCGCGGCTACGCCTCGGCGCCCGAGCTCTTCGCCGGCACCCGGCCCGACGACCCGCTCGCCGACGACCTCGCCCCGGTCCTTGCCCGCCTGATGGACGAGGGAGCGCCCGACCTGCTGCTGGCACCGCAGGGGGTGGGCGGCCACGTCGATCACGTCCAGCTGGTCCGCGCGCTCACCGCCCTCGCCCCGGCCTGCCCGGTCCTGTGGTGGCGCGACTTCCCCTACACCGTGCGCCATCCCGACCCGAAGGAGCCGTTCCGCGACACCTTCGCGGGGCTGCCCACGATCACCGTGCGCCTGTCCCCGGACGAGGAGGCGGCCAAGCACGCGGCCTGCGCGGCCTACACGAGCCAGATCGGCTTCCAGTTCGGCGGTCCCGACGGCCTCGCCCAGCGCCTGGACGCCGAGGGCGCGCGCGAGCACTTCCGCCTCGCCGGCGCCGTGCCGGACGGGCTCATCCTCGCGTGA
- a CDS encoding heavy metal translocating P-type ATPase: MTAPARRLTLHVEGMTCASCTGRVERVLSRVPGVQAVAVNLATGRATLDLAPDNDPTALTDAVEGAGYAVPEAVSELAVAGMTCASCTGRVERVLKAVPGVREASANLATGRVTVRHPAGLVPPDALEAAIRDAGYEPRPVPAEMAAREKPREAEALTRDLILAALLSLPVVVLDMGSHLAGHGLLPGAWSAGIQALFATLVLFGPGRRFFSRGLPGLVRGHPDMNALVALGAGAAYLFSLVATLDPDLLPAGAAHVYFEASVLIVTLILLGRGLEARARGRTGAAVARLVGLAPKTALRLRDGVETEVPAAELAVGDEVRVRPGERLPADGRVVEGRSRIDESMLTGEPVPVAKGPGDPVTGGTVNGTGALTVAVERVGADTALAQIVRMVEAAQGAKLPIQALADRVTARFVPAVLVLSLLTFVAWLALAPAPALGEALVHAVAVLIIACPCAMGLATPTSIMVGTGRAAERGILFRSGQALQALEGVRVVAFDKTGTLTEGHPSLTDLSPAPGFDADDVLAAAAALESRSEHPIASAIVAAAATKGLDLPPVGEVVAMPGHGIAGRAGDRAVAVGNARHLAGLDLSGLAPHAERLGAQGRSPLYVALDGVPAAVMAVSDPIKPGAAEAVRALKGQGLAVALVTGDARGTAEGVARTLGIGTVLAEVLPQDKRDAVRALRAQAGPVAFVGDGINDAPALAEADVGLALGTGTDVAVESADVVLMAGDPATVAEGLRLSRAVMRNIRQNLFWAFAYNVALIPVAAGGLRAVGGPSLSPVLAAGAMALSSVFVLGNALRLRRA; the protein is encoded by the coding sequence ATGACCGCACCCGCCCGCCGCCTCACCCTGCACGTCGAGGGCATGACCTGTGCCTCCTGCACTGGCCGCGTCGAGCGGGTGCTGAGCCGGGTGCCGGGCGTGCAGGCCGTCGCCGTCAACCTCGCCACCGGTCGCGCCACCCTCGACCTCGCCCCCGACAACGACCCGACGGCGCTGACCGATGCGGTCGAGGGCGCCGGCTACGCCGTGCCGGAGGCGGTGAGCGAACTCGCCGTCGCGGGCATGACCTGCGCCTCCTGCACCGGCCGGGTCGAGCGGGTGCTGAAGGCCGTGCCAGGCGTGCGCGAGGCGAGCGCCAACCTCGCCACCGGCCGGGTCACCGTGCGCCATCCCGCCGGCCTCGTGCCGCCGGACGCCCTCGAGGCCGCCATCCGGGACGCCGGCTACGAGCCGCGCCCGGTGCCGGCGGAGATGGCGGCACGCGAAAAGCCCCGCGAGGCCGAGGCGCTGACCCGCGACCTGATCCTCGCCGCCCTGCTCTCGCTCCCCGTGGTGGTGCTCGACATGGGCAGCCACCTCGCCGGCCACGGCCTGCTGCCGGGCGCCTGGAGCGCCGGCATCCAGGCTTTGTTCGCCACCCTCGTTCTCTTCGGCCCCGGCCGGCGCTTCTTTTCCCGCGGCCTGCCCGGGCTGGTGCGCGGCCATCCGGACATGAACGCGCTGGTGGCGCTGGGCGCCGGCGCCGCCTACCTGTTCTCGCTCGTCGCGACCCTCGACCCCGATCTGCTGCCGGCGGGGGCGGCGCACGTCTATTTCGAGGCCTCGGTCCTCATCGTCACCCTGATCCTCCTCGGCCGCGGCCTGGAGGCGCGGGCGCGGGGCCGCACCGGGGCGGCGGTGGCCCGCCTCGTCGGCCTCGCGCCGAAGACCGCGCTCCGCCTGCGCGACGGCGTCGAGACCGAGGTGCCGGCCGCCGAGCTCGCGGTCGGGGACGAGGTCCGCGTCCGGCCCGGCGAGCGCCTGCCGGCGGACGGGCGGGTGGTCGAGGGCCGCTCGCGCATCGACGAGAGCATGCTCACCGGCGAGCCGGTGCCGGTGGCCAAGGGCCCGGGTGATCCCGTCACCGGCGGCACCGTCAACGGTACCGGCGCGCTCACCGTCGCGGTCGAGCGGGTGGGGGCCGACACGGCGCTCGCCCAGATCGTCCGCATGGTCGAGGCGGCGCAAGGCGCGAAGCTCCCGATCCAGGCCCTCGCCGACCGGGTCACCGCCCGCTTCGTGCCCGCGGTGCTCGTCCTCTCCCTCCTCACCTTCGTGGCCTGGCTCGCCCTGGCGCCGGCCCCCGCCCTCGGCGAGGCCCTGGTCCATGCCGTCGCGGTGCTGATCATCGCCTGCCCCTGCGCCATGGGCCTCGCCACCCCGACCTCGATCATGGTCGGCACCGGCCGGGCGGCGGAGCGCGGCATCCTGTTCCGCAGCGGGCAGGCGCTTCAGGCGCTGGAGGGCGTGCGGGTCGTCGCCTTCGACAAGACGGGCACCCTGACCGAGGGCCACCCGAGCCTCACCGACCTGAGCCCCGCCCCCGGCTTCGACGCCGACGACGTGCTGGCCGCGGCCGCCGCCCTCGAATCCCGCTCCGAGCACCCGATCGCCAGCGCGATCGTGGCCGCCGCCGCGACGAAGGGCTTGGATCTGCCGCCTGTGGGCGAGGTCGTGGCGATGCCGGGCCACGGCATCGCCGGTCGGGCCGGAGACCGTGCGGTCGCGGTCGGCAATGCCCGCCACCTCGCCGGCCTCGACCTCTCGGGGCTGGCGCCCCACGCCGAGCGCCTGGGGGCCCAAGGCCGCTCGCCGCTCTACGTCGCCCTCGACGGCGTGCCGGCTGCGGTGATGGCGGTCTCGGACCCGATCAAGCCCGGGGCCGCCGAGGCCGTGCGGGCGCTCAAAGGCCAGGGCCTCGCGGTGGCGCTGGTCACGGGCGACGCGAGGGGCACCGCCGAGGGCGTCGCCCGGACCCTCGGCATCGGCACGGTGCTCGCCGAGGTGCTGCCCCAGGACAAGCGCGACGCCGTCCGGGCCCTGCGCGCGCAAGCCGGCCCGGTCGCCTTCGTGGGCGACGGCATCAACGACGCCCCGGCGCTCGCCGAAGCCGATGTCGGGCTGGCGCTCGGCACCGGCACCGACGTGGCGGTGGAGAGCGCGGACGTGGTGCTGATGGCGGGCGATCCCGCCACCGTCGCCGAGGGCTTGAGGCTGTCGCGGGCGGTGATGCGCAACATCCGCCAGAACCTGTTCTGGGCCTTCGCCTACAACGTGGCGCTGATCCCGGTGGCGGCGGGGGGCTTGCGGGCGGTCGGCGGGCCGTCCCTGTCTCCGGTGCTGGCGGCGGGGGCGATGGCCCTGTCGAGCGTGTTCGTCCTCGGCAACGCCCTGCGGCTGCGGCGGGCGTGA